The proteins below are encoded in one region of Telopea speciosissima isolate NSW1024214 ecotype Mountain lineage chromosome 10, Tspe_v1, whole genome shotgun sequence:
- the LOC122642971 gene encoding E3 ubiquitin-protein ligase BIG BROTHER: MNGNRQMEVHYINTGFPYTTTESFMDLFEGLVYGQADFAIAGAMHDQESTYWSMHANSYKFGLSGPGSTSYYAYEVNDHFPRIDGGQRAWENPFTMNSEETVPVVMPGGENASVNNITSPEECIRGNHNARSSQVFWQDNIDPDNMTYEELLDLGEAVGTQSRGLSQELIATLPISKYKCGFFRRKTRSERCVICQMEYKRGDRRITLPCKHNYHAGCGAKWLSINKACPVCYTEVFGEESRH, from the exons ATGAATGGGAACCGACAAATGGAGGTTCATTACATAAATACCGGATTTCCTTATACTACTACCGAAAGTTTTATGGATTTGTTTGAAGGTCTTGTATATGGTCAGGCAGATTTTGCCATTGCAGGAGCAATGCATGATCAG GAGAGTACATACTGGTCCATGCATGCAAATTCGTATAAATTTGGATTGTCTGGTCCTGGGAGCACTTCGTATTATGCCTATGAGGTAAATGATCATTTTCCAAGAATTGATGGAGGTCAGAGGGCTTGGGAAAACCCTTTCACAATGAACAGTGAAGAAACTGTACCTGTAGTTATGCCGGGAGGAGAAAATGCCAGTGTAAACAACATCACCAGCCCAGAAGAAT GCATTCGGGGTAATCATAATGCTCGAAGCTCTCAG GTCTTTTGGCAAGACAACATTGATCCTGATAACATGACTTATGAG GAATTGCTTGATTTAGGTGAGGCAGTTGGAACTCAAAGTCGAGGTCTTTCTCAAGAACTTATCGCAACGCTTCCAATATCGAAATACAAATGCGGCTTCTTCAGAAGAAAAACGCGAAGTGAACG ATGTGTTATTTGTCAGATGGAATATAAAAGAGGAGACCGGCGGATCACTCTGCCATGCAAACATAATTACCATGCAGGCTGTGGCGCCAAATGGCTTAGCATCAACAAG GCGTGCCCAGTCTGCTACACTGAAGTATTTGGTGAGGAATCAAGGCACTAG
- the LOC122641509 gene encoding pentatricopeptide repeat-containing protein At2g22410, mitochondrial → MIIRFLINHKSLVYIPKPFSTHFISLLHTRLPLPHKEKPSWNTSHSFVLTQPLLSLLEKCKSMNQLKQIQAQMIVTGLVADGLATSRLVAFCAISESGSLDYCRTILENTEHPNIFSWNIAIRGYSESEIPREAILVYKQMLQRGGSRPDNYTYPFLLKACARLSSIWMGNEILGNILHFGFDSDIFVHNAVVHMLVTCGELGAARLLFDESSLRDLVSWNSMINGYVRSGWPGEALELFREMEAEQVKPDEVTMIGVVSSCAQMEDLNSGIEFHCYIKERGLKLTTPLSNALMDMYVKCGRLEPARDIFNKMTNKTMVSWTTMVAGCAKFGFLDAARKLFDEMPEKDVVPWNAMISGYVQCRRGKDAFALFHEMQALNVKPDEVTMVSLLSACSQLGALDVGIWVHHYIDKYKMSLNVALGTALVDMYAKCGNITKALQVFWEIPGRNALTWTAIIGALALHGHAHDAISHFLEMVDTGLMPDEVTFLGVLSACCHAGLVDEGRQFFIEMSSRFNLSPKLKHYSCMVDLLGRAGLLSEAEELIKSMPMEPDAVIWGALFFACKTHGNVAMGEQAALKLLELEPNDSGIYVLLANMYLDANMFEEAGKVRLMMRERGVEKTPGCSLIEVDGNIYEFIVRDKSHPKTQEINECLIQLTRQLEFDDYISCVS, encoded by the coding sequence ATGATCATTCGCTTTCTCATCAACCATAAGTCTTTGGTTTACATTCCAAAACCTTTTTCAACCCACttcatttctcttcttcatACTCGTCTTCCACTCCCACACAAAGAAAAGCCTAGTTGGAACACAAGCCACTCCTTCGTTCTAACACAACCCCTTCTATCTCTACTGGAAAAATGCAAATCCATGAACCAGTTGAAGCAAATTCAAGCCCAAATGATCGTAACCGGGTTAGTTGCAGATGGGCTCGCCACGAGTCGATTAGTGGCGTTCTGTGCGATATCAGAATCCGGTAGTCTTGACTACTGTAGAACAATTCTGGAAAACACTGAACACCCAAATATCTTCTCATGGAATATAGCCATTAGAGGCTACTCGGAGAGCGAAATTCCTCGAGAGGCAATTCTAGTGTATAAGCAGATGTTACAGAGAGGTGGGTCACGGCCTGATAACTATACTTATCCGTTCCTACTCAAAGCTTGTGCCCGTTTGTCTTCGATTTGGATGGGCAATGAGATTCTTGGGAATATCTTGCATTTTGGGTTCGATTCCGATATTTTCGTACATAATGCAGTTGTTCATATGCTTGTAACTTGTGGAGAACTGGGAGCGGCACGCCTGTTGTTTGATGAAAGTTCTCTGAGAGATTTGGTTTCGTGGAATTCTATGATTAATGGATATGTCAGAAGTGGGTGGCCCGGTGAAGCTCTCGAGCTTTTCCGTGAAATGGAGGCAGAACAGGTCAAGCCTGATGAGGTCACAATGATTGGAGTGGTTTCATCTTGTGCTCAAATGGAAGATCTGAATAGTGGAATTGAGTTTCATTGTTACATTAAAGAGCGTGGATTAAAATTGACAACACCACTTAGTAATGCACTTATGGACATGTATGTGAAGTGTGGGAGGCTTGAGCCCGCACGAGATATATTtaataaaatgacaaataagACCATGGTGTCATGGACCACAATGGTGGCTGGGTGTGCAAAATTTGGCTTCTTGGACGCTGCTCGGAAACTTTTTGATGAAATGCCGGAGAAAGATGTTGTGCCTTGGAATGCCATGATTTCAGGCTATGTGCAATGTAGACGTGGTAAGGATGCTTTTGCTTTATTTCATGAAATGCAAGCTTTGAATGTGAAGCCTGATGAAGTGACCATGGTTAGTTTGTTGTCTGCTTGTTCACAACTTGGAGCACTTGATGTGGGGATATGGGTTCATCACTATATTGACAAATACAAAATGTCTCTCAATGTTGCCTTAGGTACTGCTCTAGTTGACATGTATGCCAAGTGTGGGAACATTACAAAAGCCCTCCAGGTGTTTTGGGAGATCCCTGGGAGAAATGCTTTAACATGGACGGCCATTATAGGTGCTTTGGCCCTTCATGGACATGCCCATGATGCAATATCCCACTTCTTGGAGATGGTAGACACTGGTTTGATGCCAGATGAAGTGACCTTTCTAGGGGTCTTGTCAGCTTGTTGTCATGCAGGATTAGTTGACGAGGGTCGCCAGTTTTTCATTGAAATGAGCTCAAGATTCAACCTTTCCCCAAAGCTTAAGCACTATTCATGCATGGTGGACCTTTTGGGTAGAGCTGGCCTGTTGTCTGAAGCGGAAGAGCTAATCAAGAGTATGCCCATGGAGCCTGATGCTGTGATATGGGGGGCATTGTTCTTTGCATGTAAGACCCATGGTAATGTTGCAATGGGAGAACAAGCAGCATTGAAACTTCTTGAATTGGAGCCTAATGACAGTGGCATATATGTGTTACTTGCAAATATGTATCTTGATGCGAACATGTTTGAGGAAGCTGGGAAAGTAAGACTGATGATGAGGGAGAGAGGGGTTGAGAAGACTCCTGGTTGTAGTTTGATTGAGGTGGATGGTAATATTTATGAATTCATTGTAAGAGACAAATCACATccaaaaacccaagaaattaATGAATGTTTGATACAATTAACACGGCAGTTAGAATTTGATGACTACATTTCTTGTGTTTCATGA
- the LOC122641985 gene encoding ADP,ATP carrier protein, mitochondrial-like produces MMADQPQHPTVLQKVTGQLNLGSSLSHNAQAGQGGFYSPALYQRRFASGNYSNVELQHPMMQSCNGNIDLSMVTSAASPIFVQAPKEKNFTNFAIDFLMGGVSAAVSKTAAAPIERVKLLIQNQDEMIKTGRLAEPYKGIGDCFSRTMKDEGMMSLWRGNTANVIRYFPTQALNFAFKDYFKRMFNFKKDKDGYWTWFAGNLASGGMAGASSLLFVYSLDYARTRLANDSKAAKKGGGDRQFNGLVDVYRKTLKSDGIAGLYRGFNISCVGIIVYRGLYFGLYDSLKPVVLVGNMQDSFFASFALGWLITNGAGLASYPIDTVRRRMMMTSGEAVKYKSSFDAFSQILKNEGPKSLFKGAGANILRAVAGAGVLAGYDKLQLIVFGKKYGSGGG; encoded by the exons ATGATGGCTGATCAGCCTCAGCACCCAACGGTCCTCCAAAAGGTCACTGGGCAGCTAAATCTTGGATCGAGTCTTTCCCATAATGCACAGGCAGGCCAGGGGGGCTTCTATAGTCCGGCTCTGTATCAGAGGCGTTTTGCCTCTGGTAACTATAGCAATGTTGAATTGCAGCACCCAATGATGCAGTCATGCAATGGGAACATCGATCTGTCCATGGTCACCTCTGCTGCTTCACCGATCTTTGTCCAGGCCCCCAAGGAGAAAAACTTTACCAACTTTGCTATCGATTTCCTTATGGGTGGAGTATCTGCAGCTGTATCCAAGACAGCTGCCGCACCTATTGAGCGTGTTAAGCTTTTGATTCAGAACCAAGATGAAATGATCAAGACTGGTAGGCTGGCTGAGCCCTACAAGGGTAttggggactgtttcagccgcACAATGAAGGATGAAGGGATGATGTCATTGTGGAGAGGGAACACTGCAAATGTCATCCGTTACTTCCCCACACAG GCCTTGAACTTTGCCTTTAAGGATTACTTCAAGAGGATGTTCAATTTCAAGAAAGACAAGGATGGATACTGGACATGGTTTGCAGGCAACTTGGCTTCCGGTGGTATGGCTGGTGCTTCATCCCTGCTATTTGTCTATTCCCTGGACTATGCTAGAACCCGTCTGGCTAATGATTCTAAGGCAGCAAAGAAAGGAGGGGGGGACAGACAATTTAATGGTCTGGTCGATGTCTATAGAAAGACACTCAAGTCCGATGGTATTGCTGGGCTTTACCGTGGATTCAACATCTCATGTGTTGGAATCATTGTTTACCGTGGTCTCTACTTTGGATTGTATGATTCTCTGAAGCCAGTTGTTCTCGTTGGAAATATGCAG GATAGTTTCTTCGCTAGCtttgcattgggttggcttaTTACCAATGGTGCTGGTCTTGCATCCTACCCGATTGACACTGTTCGCAGAAGAATGATGATGACCTCTGGTGAAGCTGTCAAGTACAAGAGCTCATTCGATGCATTCTCACAGATTTTGAAGAATGagggacccaaatctttgtTCAAGGGTGCAGGAGCAAACATTCTCCGTGCAGTTGCGGGTGCTGGTGTGCTCGCTGGTTATGACAAGCTGCAGTTAATCGTTTTTGGAAAGAAGTACGGTTCTGGTGGCGGCTAA
- the LOC122643814 gene encoding extracellular ribonuclease-like — translation MEYPLIHDCRFAVGENPYIIRACKLRGANSFLCHERFKFNSSIRQKSRPREIRVEKQARAKKWLFPSSSSNESNWNSISEACIECLRRFNFPLILVSGISSIYLFCFNLCSEAHGNQTPLFVGSAACEDVSNYYSRAEKIEGEALKKELQAIISSHHQSLSYKEVWEALKILDAADVDNPYDSSDIIEIYSLRSASKSIAGKLEGWNREHLWPRSYGLTHGPSLTDLHNIRPADVNVNSSRGNKYFGECLRNSIDCVKPANKEAASDTETDKERWAPPVQVRGDIARAIMYMAVRYGFHQVGGNPILHLSDSPSIRNREMGLLSTLLKWNRLDPPSRAEQLRNERVCRLYQHNRNPFIDHPEYADLIWNQSSMAWVNEFHCKNRGRDQTEDVIGRQKQSKGIIPKTSKIIGKHNNRCLE, via the coding sequence ATGGAGTATCCACTAATCCATGATTGCAGATTCGCCGTCGGAGAAAACCCTTACATCATTAGGGCTTGTAAGCTCAGAGGAGCCAACAGTTTTCTATGTCATGAACGATTCAAATTCAACTCTTCCATTCGACAGAAGAGTCGGCCACGAGAAATTAGGGTTGAGAAGCAAGCCCGAGCCAAAAAATGGCtcttcccctcctcctcctccaacgAAAGCAATTGGAATTCGATTTCTGAAGCTTGTATTGAGTGTTTAAGACGCTTTAATTTCCCTTTAATACTGGTTTCTGGAATCAGTAGCATTTACTTGTTCTGCTTCAATCTCTGCTCAGAAGCTCATGGAAATCAAACTCCTTTATTTGTTGGATCTGCTGCTTGTGAAGATGTTTCCAATTACTATTCCCGTGCTGAGAAGATAGAAGGAGAAGCACTAAAGAAAGAATTGCAGGCTATCATCTCAAGTCATCATCAATCCTTATCCTACAAAGAGGTATGGGAAGCACTCAAGATTCTTGATGCTGCTGATGTTGATAATCCTTATGATTCATCAGATATAATTGAAATTTACTCCTTGAGATCTGCTTCAAAATCCATAGCAGGAAAACTTGAAGGATGGAACAGAGAACATCTGTGGCCTCGTTCTTATGGACTAACTCATGGCCCATCTTTAACTGATTTACACAATATTCGTCCAGCAGATGTGAATGTAAATTCATCTAGAGGAAACAAATACTTTGGAGAATGCCTCAGGAACTCAATCGATTGTGTGAAGCCAGCAAACAAGGAAGCTGCTTCTGATACTGAAACAGATAAGGAGAGATGGGCACCACCTGTACAGGTTAGGGGAGATATTGCGAGGGCAATAATGTATATGGCTGTACGTTATGGGTTTCATCAGGTGGGTGGAAATCCTATTCTTCATCTTTCTGATTCACCAAGCATTAGAAACAGAGAGATGGGTTTGCTTTCAACATTGTTGAAATGGAATAGACTTGATCCACCATCAAGAGCTGAGCAGTTGAGAAATGAGAGAGTTTGCAGGCTCTACCAGCACAATAGAAATCCTTTCATAGATCATCCAGAATATGCTGATCTCATATGGAACCAATCGTCGATGGCATGGGTGAATGAGTTCCATTGCAAGAACAGAGGTAGAGACCAAACTGAAGATGTTATTGGGAGGCAAAAGCAAAGCAAGGGGATTATACCGAAGACTTCAAAGATCATTGGGAAGCACAACAATagatgtttggagtga